A segment of the Leptolyngbya sp. NIES-3755 genome:
CGTGTAGTATGGCTCGAAGTCAGAGTACTTTAAGCCCCACATCGGAGAAACGCCATCTTGATGCTGAACCATTTCAAAATCTCGATCGCGCATTCGCATCAAAACGCCGCTATAAATTTTTGTATTGCCCCCGACACAGTAGCTAGTTTGCGGATTAAATGGTTCCCCATCTTGGTCGTACCATTGTTCTGGAGCATGAAACGCTTCTTTCTTAAAGAGTTCAGTTCCTTGAGCTTCTGAACTTTCTCGAAGTGGAAAAATGCCTCGTTCTAAAATGAGTATCTTCTTTCCAGTAGGAGCCAGCTTACGTGCTAAAGTTCCGCCACCCGCGCCCGTTCCGACAATAATCACGTCATAGTATTGATCATCGACAATCATGACATTGCTCCTACTGCCAAACGTAGATTAGAACGTACAAGATAATCCAGATAACATCGACAAAGTGCCAGAACAATGATGTCGCTTCAACTCCGAAGTAACCACTATCATAGTTACCAGGAATAAACGATCGACCAAACATCACCAATTGCAGCAAGATTCCTGAGAGAACGTGCAAGCCGTGAAATCCCGTCAATAGATAAAACAATCCACCAAATGTACCAGAGGTGACTCCGAAGCTCAGATTACTCCATTCGATCGCTTGACCATACAGGAAGTAACCACCCATTGCCATTGTTGCCAGAAGAAACACACGAAAGCCCCAGAGCTTTTTATCGTGCAAGTATCGTTCAGCGACATAAATGACAAAGCTACTTGAAACCAGCACTAATGTGTTGATCTGCGGGTCTTTCGTGTCTAGACCTGTGACTCCAGGCGGATACCAATCAGTCGTGCTCGTTTTGAAGACGCTGTAACCCACAAAAAAGCTCAGGAAAATCACACTCTCAGACAGCAGGAATACAATGAAGCCGAACTTACTATTTTCAGCAGCTTCATGTGCTTGATCTTCGCGAATGTTGGCTTCGACTGATTCAGCGATCGAACGTTCTGCGGTCATGTTGTAACTCCATCAGCGGGGACAATTTCAGACTGATTTTCGATCAACGGTTGATTCTTGCCGTACTGATAAGGTGGAGAGATAACTACCGGAATTTTTTCAAAGTTCTCGACCGGAGGCGGCGAAGTCGTCAGCCACTCAAGCCCGATCGCTCTCCAAGGATTGTTCGGTGCTTTTTCGCCTTGAATCCAGGAACTGACCATATTGAGAATAAACGGCAGCACCGAAATGCCG
Coding sequences within it:
- a CDS encoding cytochrome c oxidase subunit III (similar to AA sequence:cyanobase_aa:LBDG_20750) → MTAERSIAESVEANIREDQAHEAAENSKFGFIVFLLSESVIFLSFFVGYSVFKTSTTDWYPPGVTGLDTKDPQINTLVLVSSSFVIYVAERYLHDKKLWGFRVFLLATMAMGGYFLYGQAIEWSNLSFGVTSGTFGGLFYLLTGFHGLHVLSGILLQLVMFGRSFIPGNYDSGYFGVEATSLFWHFVDVIWIILYVLIYVWQ